In Phocoena phocoena chromosome 8, mPhoPho1.1, whole genome shotgun sequence, the following are encoded in one genomic region:
- the TMEM25 gene encoding transmembrane protein 25 isoform X4, producing the protein MALPPGPATLPHTLLLLPALLSSVKPEIAQVGAKYQEAQGPGLLVVLFALVRANPPANVTWIDQDGPVTVNASDFLVLDAQNYPWLTKHTVQLQLRSLPHNLSVVATNDVGVTSASLPAPGPSRRPSLISSDSNNLKLNNVRLPRENMSLPSHLQLNDLTPDSRGKPADQQMAQDNSQPELLDPEPGGLLTSRGFIRLPMLGYIYRVSSVSSDEIWL; encoded by the exons ATGGCGCTGCCTCCAGGGCCAGCTACCCTCCCGCACACACTTCTGCTCCTGCCGGCCCTTCTGAGCTCAG TTAAGCCGGAGATTGCCCAGGTTGGAGCCAAGTACCAGGAAGCTCAAGGCCCGGGCCTCCTGGTCGTCCTTTTTGCCCTGGTGCGTGCGAACCCGCCTGCCAACGTGACCTGGATCGACCAGGATGGGCCGGTGACTGTCAACGCCTCTGACTTCCTGGTGCTGGATGCCCAGAACTATCCCTGGCTCACCAAACACACCGTACAACTGCAGCTCCGCAGCCTGCCACACAACCTCTCCGTAGTGGCCACCAACGACGTGGGTGTCACCAGCGCCTCGCTTCCGGCCCCAG gcccctcccggCGCCCATCCCTGATCTCTAG TGACTCCAACAACCTGAAACTCAACAACGTGCGCCTGCCGCGGGAGAACATGTCCCTCCCGTCCCACCTGCAGCTCAACGACCTCACTCCTGACTCCAGAG GGAAACCAGCGGACCAGCAGATGGCTCAGGACAACAGCCAGCCAGAGCTTCTGGATCCGGAGCCCGGCGGCCTCCTCACCAGCCGAG GTTTCATCCGTCTCCCGATGCTGGGCTACATTTATCGGGTGTCCAGTGTGAGCAGTGATGAGATCTGGCTCTGA
- the TMEM25 gene encoding transmembrane protein 25 isoform X2 codes for MALPPGPATLPHTLLLLPALLSSGWGELAPQIDGHTWAERALRENERHAFTCWVAGGPGTPRLAWYLDGQLQKASTSRLLSVGREAFSGGTSTFTVTAQRAQHELNCSLQDPDSGRSANASVLLNVQFKPEIAQVGAKYQEAQGPGLLVVLFALVRANPPANVTWIDQDGPVTVNASDFLVLDAQNYPWLTKHTVQLQLRSLPHNLSVVATNDVGVTSASLPAPGPSRRPSLISSDSNNLKLNNVRLPRENMSLPSHLQLNDLTPDSRGKPADQQMAQDNSQPELLDPEPGGLLTSRGFIRLPMLGYIYRVSSVSSDEIWL; via the exons ATGGCGCTGCCTCCAGGGCCAGCTACCCTCCCGCACACACTTCTGCTCCTGCCGGCCCTTCTGAGCTCAG GTTGGGGGGAGTTGGCGCCACAAATTGATGGTCATACCTGGGCAGAGCGGGCACTTCGAGAGAATGAACGCCACGCCTTCACCTGCTGGGTGGCAGGGGGGCCTGGCACCCCCCGATTGGCCTGGTACCTGGATGGACAGCTACAGAAGGCCAGCACCTCAAGACTGCTGAGCGTGGGCAGGGAGGCCTTCTCTGGAGGCACCAGCACTTTCACTGTCACTGCCCAGCGGGCCCAGCATGAGCTCAACTGCTCCCTGCAAGACCCAGACAGTGGCCGGTCAGCCAACGCCTCCGTCCTCCTCAATGTGCAAT TTAAGCCGGAGATTGCCCAGGTTGGAGCCAAGTACCAGGAAGCTCAAGGCCCGGGCCTCCTGGTCGTCCTTTTTGCCCTGGTGCGTGCGAACCCGCCTGCCAACGTGACCTGGATCGACCAGGATGGGCCGGTGACTGTCAACGCCTCTGACTTCCTGGTGCTGGATGCCCAGAACTATCCCTGGCTCACCAAACACACCGTACAACTGCAGCTCCGCAGCCTGCCACACAACCTCTCCGTAGTGGCCACCAACGACGTGGGTGTCACCAGCGCCTCGCTTCCGGCCCCAG gcccctcccggCGCCCATCCCTGATCTCTAG TGACTCCAACAACCTGAAACTCAACAACGTGCGCCTGCCGCGGGAGAACATGTCCCTCCCGTCCCACCTGCAGCTCAACGACCTCACTCCTGACTCCAGAG GGAAACCAGCGGACCAGCAGATGGCTCAGGACAACAGCCAGCCAGAGCTTCTGGATCCGGAGCCCGGCGGCCTCCTCACCAGCCGAG GTTTCATCCGTCTCCCGATGCTGGGCTACATTTATCGGGTGTCCAGTGTGAGCAGTGATGAGATCTGGCTCTGA
- the TTC36 gene encoding tetratricopeptide repeat protein 36: MGTPNDQAVLQAIFNPDTPFGDIVGLDLGEEAEKEEGDEDGVFPRAQLEQAKALELQGVMAAEAGDLSTALEKFGQAINLLPERASAYSNRAQARRLQGDVAGALEDLERALALSGGRGRAARQSFVQRGLVARLQGRDDDARGDFERAARLGSPFARRQLVLLNPYAALCNRMLADMMGQLRGPRDRR, encoded by the exons ATGGGGACTCCAAACGATCAGGCAGTGTTGCAGGCCATCTTCAACCCCGACACTCCGTTTGGAGACATTGTTGGGTTGGACctgggagaggaagcagagaaggaagaaggagatgAAG ATGGAGTTTTCCCTCGAGCACAGCTGGAGCAGGCCAAGGCCCTGGAGCTGCAAGGGGTgatggcagcagaggctggcgacCTCAGCACAGCCCTGGAGAAGTTTGGCCAAGCCATCAACCTGCTGCCTGAGAGGGCCTCGGCTTACAGCAACCGAGCCCAGGCCCGGCGACTCCAGGGAGACGTGGCAG GCGCCCTGGAGGACCTGGAGCGCGCGCTGGCGCTGAGCGGCGGCCGGGGTCGCGCCGCCCGCCAGAGCTTCGTGCAGCGCGGGCTCGTGGCGCGACTGCAGGGCCGGGACGACGACGCCCGCGGGGACTTCGAGCGGGCGGCGCGGCTGGGCAGCCCGTTCGCTCGGCGCCAGCTGGTGCTGCTCAACCCTTACGCGGCGCTGTGCAACCGCATGCTGGCCGACATGATGGGGCAGCTGCGCGGGCCCCGCGACCGGCGCTGA
- the IFT46 gene encoding intraflagellar transport protein 46 homolog isoform X2: protein MADNSSDEYEEENNKEKKKTSQPTPQRGFSENDDDDDDDSSETDSDDDDDDEEHGAPLEGAYDPADYEHLPVSAEIKELFQYISRYTPQLIDLDHKLKPFIPDFIPAVGDIDAFLKVPRPDGKPDSLGLLVLDEPSTKQSDPTVLSLWLTENSKQHNVTQHMKVKSLEDAEKNPKAIDTWIESISELHRSKPPATVHYTRPMPDIDMLMQEWSPEFEELLGKVSLPTAETDCSLAQYIDMICAILDIPIYKSRIQSLHLLFSLYSEFKNSQHFKALAEGKKAFTPPSNSTSQAGDAETLTFS from the exons ATGGCTGACAACAGCAGTGATGAGTACGAAGAGGAAAATAACAAG gagaaaaagaagaccTCGCAGCCCACTCCTCAGCGGGGCTTTAGTGAAAACGATGACGACGACGATGATGACTCATCTGAAACTGATTCTGATGACGACGATGATGATGAAGAGCACGGGGCCCCTCTGGAAGG TGCCTATGATCCTGCAGATTATGAGCATTTGCCAGTTTCTGCTGAGATTAAGGAACTCTTCCAGTACATCAGTAG GTATACACCTCAGTTGATTGACCTGGACCACAAACTGAaacctttcattcctgattttatccCAGCTGTCGGGGATATTGATGCATTCTTAAAG GTTCCACGTCCTGATGGAAAGCCTGACAGCCTTGGCCTACTGGTATTGGATGAGCCTTCTACAAAGCAGTCGGACCCTACAGTGCTCTCACTTTGGTTAACAGAGAATTCCAAACAGCACAATGTCACA CAACATATGAAAGTAAAGAGCCTGGAAGATGCAGAAAAGAATCCCAAAGCCATTGACACATGGATTGAGAGCATCTCTGAATTACACCGCTCCAAGCCCCCTGCGACTGTGCACTACACCAG GCCTATGCCCGATATTGACATGCTGATGCAGGAATGGTCTCCAGAGTTTGAAGAGCTTTTGGGAAAG GTGAGCCTGCCCACAGCAGAGACTGACTGCAGCCTGGCACAGTACATAGACATGATCTGTG CCATCCTAGACATCCCCATCTACAAGAGTCGGATTCAGTCCCTCCACCTGCTCTTTTCCCTCTACTCGGAATTCAAGAACTCACAG CATTTTAAAGCTCTAGCTGAAGGCAAGAAAGCATTCACCCCTCCATCCAACTCCACCTCCCAAGCAGGAGATGCAGAGACATTAACCTTCAGCTGA
- the TMEM25 gene encoding transmembrane protein 25 isoform X1 — protein sequence MALPPGPATLPHTLLLLPALLSSGWGELAPQIDGHTWAERALRENERHAFTCWVAGGPGTPRLAWYLDGQLQKASTSRLLSVGREAFSGGTSTFTVTAQRAQHELNCSLQDPDSGRSANASVLLNVQFKPEIAQVGAKYQEAQGPGLLVVLFALVRANPPANVTWIDQDGPVTVNASDFLVLDAQNYPWLTKHTVQLQLRSLPHNLSVVATNDVGVTSASLPAPGLLATRVEVPMLGIVVAGGLALGTLVGFSTLVACLVCRKAKKTKGPSRRPSLISSDSNNLKLNNVRLPRENMSLPSHLQLNDLTPDSRGKPADQQMAQDNSQPELLDPEPGGLLTSRGFIRLPMLGYIYRVSSVSSDEIWL from the exons ATGGCGCTGCCTCCAGGGCCAGCTACCCTCCCGCACACACTTCTGCTCCTGCCGGCCCTTCTGAGCTCAG GTTGGGGGGAGTTGGCGCCACAAATTGATGGTCATACCTGGGCAGAGCGGGCACTTCGAGAGAATGAACGCCACGCCTTCACCTGCTGGGTGGCAGGGGGGCCTGGCACCCCCCGATTGGCCTGGTACCTGGATGGACAGCTACAGAAGGCCAGCACCTCAAGACTGCTGAGCGTGGGCAGGGAGGCCTTCTCTGGAGGCACCAGCACTTTCACTGTCACTGCCCAGCGGGCCCAGCATGAGCTCAACTGCTCCCTGCAAGACCCAGACAGTGGCCGGTCAGCCAACGCCTCCGTCCTCCTCAATGTGCAAT TTAAGCCGGAGATTGCCCAGGTTGGAGCCAAGTACCAGGAAGCTCAAGGCCCGGGCCTCCTGGTCGTCCTTTTTGCCCTGGTGCGTGCGAACCCGCCTGCCAACGTGACCTGGATCGACCAGGATGGGCCGGTGACTGTCAACGCCTCTGACTTCCTGGTGCTGGATGCCCAGAACTATCCCTGGCTCACCAAACACACCGTACAACTGCAGCTCCGCAGCCTGCCACACAACCTCTCCGTAGTGGCCACCAACGACGTGGGTGTCACCAGCGCCTCGCTTCCGGCCCCAG GGCTCCTGGCCACCCGGGTGGAAGTGCCAATGCTGGGGATCGTTGTGGCTGGAGGGCTTGCCTTGGGCACCCTGGTGGGGTTCAGCACCTTGGTGGCCTGTCTGGTCTGCAGGAAAGCGAAGAAGACCAAAG gcccctcccggCGCCCATCCCTGATCTCTAG TGACTCCAACAACCTGAAACTCAACAACGTGCGCCTGCCGCGGGAGAACATGTCCCTCCCGTCCCACCTGCAGCTCAACGACCTCACTCCTGACTCCAGAG GGAAACCAGCGGACCAGCAGATGGCTCAGGACAACAGCCAGCCAGAGCTTCTGGATCCGGAGCCCGGCGGCCTCCTCACCAGCCGAG GTTTCATCCGTCTCCCGATGCTGGGCTACATTTATCGGGTGTCCAGTGTGAGCAGTGATGAGATCTGGCTCTGA
- the TMEM25 gene encoding transmembrane protein 25 isoform X3, which produces MALPPGPATLPHTLLLLPALLSSGWGELAPQIDGHTWAERALRENERHAFTCWVAGGPGTPRLAWYLDGQLQKASTSRLLSVGREAFSGGTSTFTVTAQRAQHELNCSLQDPDSGRSANASVLLNVQWLLATRVEVPMLGIVVAGGLALGTLVGFSTLVACLVCRKAKKTKGPSRRPSLISSDSNNLKLNNVRLPRENMSLPSHLQLNDLTPDSRGKPADQQMAQDNSQPELLDPEPGGLLTSRGFIRLPMLGYIYRVSSVSSDEIWL; this is translated from the exons ATGGCGCTGCCTCCAGGGCCAGCTACCCTCCCGCACACACTTCTGCTCCTGCCGGCCCTTCTGAGCTCAG GTTGGGGGGAGTTGGCGCCACAAATTGATGGTCATACCTGGGCAGAGCGGGCACTTCGAGAGAATGAACGCCACGCCTTCACCTGCTGGGTGGCAGGGGGGCCTGGCACCCCCCGATTGGCCTGGTACCTGGATGGACAGCTACAGAAGGCCAGCACCTCAAGACTGCTGAGCGTGGGCAGGGAGGCCTTCTCTGGAGGCACCAGCACTTTCACTGTCACTGCCCAGCGGGCCCAGCATGAGCTCAACTGCTCCCTGCAAGACCCAGACAGTGGCCGGTCAGCCAACGCCTCCGTCCTCCTCAATGTGCAAT GGCTCCTGGCCACCCGGGTGGAAGTGCCAATGCTGGGGATCGTTGTGGCTGGAGGGCTTGCCTTGGGCACCCTGGTGGGGTTCAGCACCTTGGTGGCCTGTCTGGTCTGCAGGAAAGCGAAGAAGACCAAAG gcccctcccggCGCCCATCCCTGATCTCTAG TGACTCCAACAACCTGAAACTCAACAACGTGCGCCTGCCGCGGGAGAACATGTCCCTCCCGTCCCACCTGCAGCTCAACGACCTCACTCCTGACTCCAGAG GGAAACCAGCGGACCAGCAGATGGCTCAGGACAACAGCCAGCCAGAGCTTCTGGATCCGGAGCCCGGCGGCCTCCTCACCAGCCGAG GTTTCATCCGTCTCCCGATGCTGGGCTACATTTATCGGGTGTCCAGTGTGAGCAGTGATGAGATCTGGCTCTGA
- the IFT46 gene encoding intraflagellar transport protein 46 homolog isoform X1 has translation MADNSSDEYEEENNKVLSEGMPQAPGPKVKDMDPVPAAPASPSTTLPLLVSLRVGWYTKFLLTWTFLSPALSQEKKKTSQPTPQRGFSENDDDDDDDSSETDSDDDDDDEEHGAPLEGAYDPADYEHLPVSAEIKELFQYISRYTPQLIDLDHKLKPFIPDFIPAVGDIDAFLKVPRPDGKPDSLGLLVLDEPSTKQSDPTVLSLWLTENSKQHNVTQHMKVKSLEDAEKNPKAIDTWIESISELHRSKPPATVHYTRPMPDIDMLMQEWSPEFEELLGKVSLPTAETDCSLAQYIDMICAILDIPIYKSRIQSLHLLFSLYSEFKNSQHFKALAEGKKAFTPPSNSTSQAGDAETLTFS, from the exons ATGGCTGACAACAGCAGTGATGAGTACGAAGAGGAAAATAACAAG GTCCTAAGTGAGGGCATGCCACAGGCTCCAGGCCCTAAAGTCAAAGACATGGACCCTGTCCCGGCTGCCCCGGCAAGCCCAAGCACCACCTTACCCCTTCTCGTCAGCTTGAGGGTGGGGTG GTATACTAAATTTCTCCTTACCTGGACCTTTCTATCTCCTGCCCTAtctcaggagaaaaagaagaccTCGCAGCCCACTCCTCAGCGGGGCTTTAGTGAAAACGATGACGACGACGATGATGACTCATCTGAAACTGATTCTGATGACGACGATGATGATGAAGAGCACGGGGCCCCTCTGGAAGG TGCCTATGATCCTGCAGATTATGAGCATTTGCCAGTTTCTGCTGAGATTAAGGAACTCTTCCAGTACATCAGTAG GTATACACCTCAGTTGATTGACCTGGACCACAAACTGAaacctttcattcctgattttatccCAGCTGTCGGGGATATTGATGCATTCTTAAAG GTTCCACGTCCTGATGGAAAGCCTGACAGCCTTGGCCTACTGGTATTGGATGAGCCTTCTACAAAGCAGTCGGACCCTACAGTGCTCTCACTTTGGTTAACAGAGAATTCCAAACAGCACAATGTCACA CAACATATGAAAGTAAAGAGCCTGGAAGATGCAGAAAAGAATCCCAAAGCCATTGACACATGGATTGAGAGCATCTCTGAATTACACCGCTCCAAGCCCCCTGCGACTGTGCACTACACCAG GCCTATGCCCGATATTGACATGCTGATGCAGGAATGGTCTCCAGAGTTTGAAGAGCTTTTGGGAAAG GTGAGCCTGCCCACAGCAGAGACTGACTGCAGCCTGGCACAGTACATAGACATGATCTGTG CCATCCTAGACATCCCCATCTACAAGAGTCGGATTCAGTCCCTCCACCTGCTCTTTTCCCTCTACTCGGAATTCAAGAACTCACAG CATTTTAAAGCTCTAGCTGAAGGCAAGAAAGCATTCACCCCTCCATCCAACTCCACCTCCCAAGCAGGAGATGCAGAGACATTAACCTTCAGCTGA